gctatgtcctgccccctcccattggaaatagtggcgagagggcgggagctcagtgcactagctcatGTCCTGCCTCCTGCCCTTACAGAGAGAggcaacgtatattggctgggcgtgaaaacccgactgatgtattcccgtctgaataagctctaaaaatgcaattctggatGTGAGAATGGCgcaggttttttttctcaagAAATTCATCACATCATAAGTGCGTTCTTGCGGTTTTTAAGCATCTGAGAAAATATCGCAAATGCTTACTGTTATAGACTTGTTATAGGAAAAATCAATGGTTTTCCTCTAAACTTCACTGCCTGCTCCAAATTATTCATTGTTAAATGCATGCATTCATGGTCACTGAGTCTGACACCACGTTCGCCAACCATCAGTACGCTTCTGGTTTATTAACATCATCACGGTACAGATATAATTCAAATGACGCATCAGCAAAGGCACATGCCCACTGGAATCATAGGAACTCatgattgacttaaaggggttgtcccgcgccgaaacgggttttttttttttttaaccccccccccccgttcggcgcgagacaaccccgatgcaggggttaaaaaaacaaaccagagagtgcttacctgaatcccggcggtccggcgtcttcatactcacctgctgaagatggccgccggggtctgctccctccgtggaccgcagctcttctgtgcggtccattgccaattccagcctcctgattggctggaatcggcacgtgacggggcggagctacacggagtcggcattctgcacgagcggccccattgaagacagcagaagacccggactgcgcaagcgcggctaatttggccattagaggccgaaaattagtcggcaccatggagacgaggacgccagcaacggagcaggtaagtataaaacttttgataacttctgtatggctcatatttaatgcacgatgtacattacaaagtgcattaatatggccatacagaagtgtatagacccacttgctgccgcgggacaacccctttaatttagaatGACTCGAATGATTAacatgttaacgccttaaggtgtatgtTGCTACTAAACACATCATTCTTAAGAAATGCAACTAGAATAGACTTATTAATATCCCTGCCTGGACCAAGGAATTCAAAGGAAGGTGTCCCAGGGCTTGCAGCAGCTTTTCTCTTGGGAAAGGTGTGGATGAGTTTATAACATCTTGCTTGCACAGACCCACAACCGTGCCAACAATGGGGTCCTAATCACTTctgttaaagtttttttttttcccactattCTTTTAAATGTATGATTCTGGAAAACCCCGACAACTAATGTGGCCGCCGTAGAGCTCCAATAGTTGTCACTCGGCTCTTTCCAGAGCCAAACTGAAAATGTAAATCTCTCCTCTCAAGGGAAGGTGAATTTGATGTTTGAAGACGGCCTGGGACTAGTAGACTTCCATCTGCCGCAGCGAGCCTGCATCCTGTACATATCAGAGACTGACCTGGTATCCGGAAACGAGTTCAAAAGACGACTGGTCCGCTTCCGGAAGGTAAGTAATTTACACTCTCGTCCAATCAGAGTTCTTTTCTCATGTAGTGTCTGTAATGAGGATCATGTAAGGACATTGCACAAACAGCAATTCTACTAGTTATTATGGAATTGCTCTTATACAATTCAACAGGCCAGCAACTTGAGGGGCATCGTTCTAGCGGAGAGGACGCGGCTCAGCGATCAGTACTATTCTCCAGTGCAGAACTTCGTGGTGCTGGAGCTCGGCATGACGTTACTCCCTGTCACCAATCGGAGTGAAGCGGCTCAGCTTATATTTCATTTGGTAAGTAACTAGTCTTAGAGAAGTGATACAAGTAAAAAAGACAAAATGTGGGACAGCACTGCAGTGGCGATGTGACAGTAGGTGTAAGTAGCAAGAACAACCTacttcactgtgtgtgtgtgtgtgtgtgtggggggggggggggggggttaaaagtcCCTCCCAGTCCAGGAATACAGTCTAAAAAGCTGATCAACTGGATAATGTATATGCACAGGATGTTAATCACAATGCAGAGATACAGACAATGGCAAATGCAACACGTTTCAGGGGAGAAATCACGATGCACCCTCTTTTTCAAGCCATACAACAGATTCCTCCAGACTTACTTTGGCTTAATTAGAGCCCCCAAAGGTGTTTGAGTGGATGTCCAAATACACACTGAAAAAAGGTACTGCACGGCTACTAGAGGGCGCCCTAACACCACATATTCCCTCGCAGAGCTTTTGTGAATGGGATTGTAAAAGTGCCGCACAATCTATAAGCAGCGGTGGAACGCAGGACTGCTGGAATGCATGCcctacgatcagctgatcgcatgACACCTGAGTGTGGCGGTCGCATGGAAGATTAGCAAATTgtttggcttcacacaagcgtgtttttgttcgTGCATAAGggcgcacccatgtatgtgcaaaaacatgtgaatgcaGGCCcgtgcattgacttcaatggagccgcggctgctgccggtggctccattgaagacaatggtctgccggcatccctgaattgtttttcaggaaaaggcTTTACATTTAAGCTCCcgcctgaaaaacaagaattttagtgtaaacaaaaaaaaaccttatctgtttgccgctgccgtgtccccgcggggataaagaacacatctgccgcatgtggcagatgtttccctcatccccgcaaggaaaaagaattccctgctgcacctgccacatctgtgacagatgcagcaaaggaattcttcatccctgtggggaataaagaattccctacctcagctgtcacacatgGCAACTGCGGTAGGgcatccagctgccggcatcctgcaattgtttttcagggaagggctttgaataaagaatcccctaccacagctgtcgtgtgacagctgtggtagggaattcttcatTCCCCGCAGGGGTGCAATAGGGAATTCTTCTAtgtgggaatgaaggaaacatctgccgcatgcggcagatgtgttcttcatccctgcggggacacggggaaatttttaaaaacataaaaattcttgtttttcagggaaggctttataTGTAaatcctttccctgaaaaacaattcaggggtgccggcagaccattgtcttcaatggagtcaccggcagcagccgcggctccattgaagacaatgtgtgcattatttatttttttacactaaaattcttgtttttcagagaagggcttatatgtaaggcCCTTCCCGGAAAAACAATTCGGGGGTGCCGTCAGCCCATTGTCTTCAAAGGAGCTGCTGGCAACAGCCAcggcttcattgaagacaatgcatgcattccctgtggtgcatgcatgtcctatctttgcaggcacacgcctgtaaagcacagacatgtgcacacaccatagagaatgcattggttctaatagaagcgtgtttttctgagcgcgtatgcacgcacaaaaaacacgctcgtgtgaagccacactTAGGAAATTCTGTAGCCTATACCTGTGTGAAGGCATCTCTAAGCTGTATCCACATATCGctgatttgttgtggattttgttgcagatctgctgcagatttcacctcttaaTTTTGAATTCAAATGAGAGGGTAAaatctgcagatctgcaccaaaattatcAACAGTCtgtgcagcaaatcagctatgtgtgaatacacccttgggCTACTTTCACACGGCACAGCTCCCTGTGAACTCTTCGTGCATAGACCGCCGATACAGACCTTCAATAGGTGTAtcggcggtcattaaggggttaaaaaccaaaTCGGACAATAATTTAGTAGGCTGTAACAAATAACATGACCCCCACAGATACAAGAGCGAAGCAGAGAAGGAGGCAGTAACCCTTTCATTGGCAAGAAGCGCTGCCATCTTTCTGAAGCCAGCATTCTGCAGACTGTACAGAGGATTCCCGCCGTGGGACGGGTGAAGGCTCTGCAGCTCCTCCACCATTTTCCCAGCATCCAGGAACTTTCTAATGCCTCTCTCAGGGACTTGGAGGCTGTGGTGGGGCGAGGATTCGCCAGCAACATCCATTCATTCTTTACCCAGACATGATGCCAGTCTATCTGCTTGAAGATCTCAGGCTGGAACATCAGCTGCATAAGACGTAAGCAGACAACAATACAGACTTAATAAAATCTTCAGCCTTGCCATTGACTGACAACTCTGCCCTCGTTCTATTGCAATCTATGTATTGTACTGCTTTGTTCCTAAGGGCTCATACTTACGAACATATACATAGTGTTGAGGGTCCTCCTGCAGCATTATACCCATTTTGTAAACCTAAACACTCTGCCCGAAGCGACTGTGTATGGCACTGCATGTGCCCGCGTATCAAACGGACAATACTTCTGTATTTCCCATATGGTGTTTCCTAGACATGACTGCTGATGGAAGGCCTAGTGACCAGCCTATACATCAGCGGCCTCCATTGAAAAAAGATTCTTTTACATTAGTAACTTCTCAGCCTAATGTAACAATCACCAATAGACAAAATGTTGGTCAGCAATCAATTACATTTCTTTCTCATGGGTCAAGAATCGCTGCTGTGCGGGTGAACGATTGTTACTACATTTGTAAATCCCTATACAGCTGTCGTTATTCAGCCGTACATCTGTCTGTGCACACATGGCGTTGTACAGCTGACCAGACAGCAGTTTTAAAGCCACACTCAGTTGCAAAATTACTGTTCACTCATTCGTTGGCTGATTGTCCCTGTTACATGACCCAATAATTGTGAGGGCTGAATGTTCctgctgtgtaaaagggcctcagcCTGGTACATGGCACTGTGCATGTTCATCTCATGTACCGTTATTTAATGGTAACAAGGGGCGGGCTTCTCACAGGGTGGTGAGTCCTTTTAAGGTGCAGTTAAAATCCACACCTGGAAAACCAGCCAAGATTTCTCCCCAGACTGCTGTGGTTATTGATGCAGCTGTGATAAAAAACAGCAACCACGTTGAAATTCACAACACAATGCGGTAAAATCGCATGTGAGTATTCGCGTGCAGTTGTCACTGAAATGCCTGAAGACACCCTGGTCGGAACAGAACTTCTCAAGATTGTATTAGCAAGTTGCTCATATCCCCATCATTACCCACCCAATCGCGCTAGAGAGAGTGAAGCGTTGCTTAGCAACATTGATAGGAAGCTGTCGACGGCTAAGAGGCAGAGCGGCGTGGTCGGCAAAAGAAAGACGGCAAAGTGTCCTGGAGAGAAGAGGCATCGGAAAGACAGAAGCGGtatgggggggggaggtgagaAGCGGCATTGAGAGGAGGGAAGTTGGAGAGAGAAGAGGCATGAGGAAGAGAGAAGCTGTATGGGGCGGTGAGAAGCGGCATTGAGAAGAGGCATGGGGAGACAGAAGCAGcatggggggagagggaaagaaaaAGGATCATGGAGAGAGGAagggagaagcggcatggagagaggaagggagaagcggcatggagagaggaagggagaagcggcatggagagaggaAGGGAGAAGGGGCatggagagagaaagggagaaggggcatggagagagaaagggagaaggggcatggagagagaaagggagaaggggcatggagagagaaagaaagaaggggcatggagagagaaagggagaa
The Eleutherodactylus coqui strain aEleCoq1 chromosome 11, aEleCoq1.hap1, whole genome shotgun sequence genome window above contains:
- the FAAP24 gene encoding Fanconi anemia core complex-associated protein 24 — encoded protein: MATTQSTPVRAGASAVPYGHVIVSEKWRGTELAQLLQGKVNLMFEDGLGLVDFHLPQRACILYISETDLVSGNEFKRRLVRFRKASNLRGIVLAERTRLSDQYYSPVQNFVVLELGMTLLPVTNRSEAAQLIFHLIQERSREGGSNPFIGKKRCHLSEASILQTVQRIPAVGRVKALQLLHHFPSIQELSNASLRDLEAVVGRGFASNIHSFFTQT